The Burkholderia pyrrocinia genome has a segment encoding these proteins:
- a CDS encoding aldo/keto reductase: MTDTIATVVLPDGETIPKLGQGTWEMGERPARRADEIAALREGVELGMTLVDTAEMYGEGATESLVGEALTGLRDDVFLVSKVYPHHASRRGVVAACDASLKRLCTDRLDLYLLHWRGSVPLEETVEGFEALRRAGKIRHWGVSNFDTADMAELVDEAGGGACATNQILYNIARRGPEFDLLPWLAEHRMPAMAYSPVDHGRLPKRSPLDEVARQRGVSVMRVALAWVLAQPGVFAIPKASRIEHVRDNRAALDFVLSDDERAQLDAYFRAPRSKRALEML; this comes from the coding sequence ATGACAGACACGATCGCCACGGTCGTCCTGCCGGACGGCGAGACGATTCCGAAGCTTGGCCAGGGCACCTGGGAAATGGGCGAGCGGCCGGCCCGCCGCGCGGACGAGATCGCCGCGCTGCGCGAAGGCGTCGAACTCGGGATGACGCTGGTCGACACGGCCGAGATGTACGGCGAAGGCGCGACCGAGTCGCTCGTCGGCGAGGCGCTTACCGGCCTGCGCGACGACGTGTTCCTGGTCAGCAAGGTCTACCCGCATCATGCGAGCCGGCGCGGCGTCGTCGCCGCGTGCGATGCGAGCCTCAAGCGCCTGTGTACCGATCGGCTCGACCTGTACCTGCTGCACTGGCGCGGCTCGGTGCCGCTCGAGGAGACGGTCGAGGGCTTCGAGGCGTTGCGACGTGCGGGCAAGATCCGTCACTGGGGCGTGAGCAACTTCGATACGGCCGACATGGCCGAACTCGTCGACGAGGCGGGCGGCGGTGCGTGCGCGACCAACCAGATCCTCTACAACATCGCGCGGCGCGGCCCGGAATTCGACCTGCTGCCGTGGCTCGCCGAACACCGGATGCCGGCGATGGCGTACAGCCCGGTCGATCACGGGCGGCTGCCGAAGCGCTCGCCGCTCGACGAGGTTGCACGGCAGCGCGGCGTGTCGGTGATGCGCGTCGCGCTGGCATGGGTGCTCGCGCAGCCGGGTGTATTCGCGATCCCGAAGGCGTCGCGGATCGAACATGTGCGCGACAACCGTGCCGCGCTCGATTTCGTGTTGAGCGATGACGAGCGCGCGCAGCTTGACGCGTACTTCCGTGCGCCGCGCAGCAAGCGCGCGCTCGAGATGCTCTGA